A segment of the Amycolatopsis thermophila genome:
GCCTCGGGCGCGGCACGACCGGCGTCGAGCAGAACGCGCAGGTCGTTGCTGAGCCGGTCGTGCAGCAGCAGCCATTCGAGCAGGACGGCGGCGGCCAGCGCGGCCAGCGCGGCCAGACCGCGCCACAGCGGCCGCAGGCCCGCTCGCGGGCGGCGGGGCACGGGCACCAGGGGTGCGCGTGCCGGCGGGGTCGCGGCGGGCTCGGGCCGTCGCCCCAGGGCGGCGTTCACGAGGACCGCGACCTCGGCGGCCACGCGCTCCGGATCGGGCCCGGCCAGCCGGGAAGCCACCTCGGGCGCCGCCGCGCCCGCCGCGATGTCCCGGGCCGCGTCACGCAGGGTACGGCGAGCCCGTTCGTCGCTTCGGACGTTGTCCGCCAACAAGGTCAGCAGTGCGGCGAGGCCGGAGCGGTCGAGCGGGCCGGGCGGACCGGTGGTCAGCACCTCGCCGTGGTGGTCGACCAGGACCGATGCCGCCGGCCCGGCGACCGGTGCCCGGCCGAGTGCTGTGACGATTCCGTGGGCGAGGAAGAGCGCCTGCTCGCCCGTGACATCACCGACGCGCAGCAGCCGCCGCACCGTGAGAGTCCCCGTGGGGTGCGCGATCTCCGCCCGCTGGACCATCCCCGTTACCTCCCCGCACCGTCCAGTTTCGCCCGGATGCCGCAGAGGGCAAGGCTTTCGGGGGCCAGCGGCGCCCGATCGTTATTGAGGAGGCCGGCGAGTGCTCCCTGATCAAGGCGCGGGGCGGTCGTCCACCCGCTCGCCGATCACCAGTGTGGGGGACAGGCGGCGGACGTCCTTTCCGGACGGTGCGGGCCGTGCGCGGGCGAGGTCAGCCGCAGTGTGATCAGCTCCGGCTCGGCCGGTGCTGGGCAGCATCCCCCGGCGCGGCCCCCGTGACCCACTGCTGCACGCCGTCGCGACCGGCCCGGTCCTGCACCACTCCGCACCGGGCACGACACCGTCTTCCTCGAGCGTCGCTCACCGGTCAACCGGCCGCTCCGGGCTCGGGCGCCCCGTCCGTTCCCAGCCAGGCGAGCGCGGCGACGGTCATCGCGCTGACGCCGGTGTCGAGCGTCGGCTGGATGACGGGTGCGAACCTCGGGCTGTGGTTGACCGGGATGTCGCGGGCGAGCGTGCCCCGCTTCTCGGCGTCGGCGTACTCGGCCGGGTCGATGCCGCCGAACCCCCAGTAGGTGAACGGCGCGCCGAACGCCCGCGGGATCTGGCTCATGTCCTCGCTCGCGGTCTGCCGCTCGATGGTGTGGGACTCGTCGAAGTACCGGGCGAACGCGGCCGCGACCCGCGCGGTGGGTTCCTCGTCGTTGATCGTCGGCGGGAAGGAGGTGATCCGCTTGATCTCCGGGGGTTGCGGGGACCCGGACGCCGCGCATTCGGCTCGCACGATCCGCTCGACGGCCTCCAGCACGTGGGTGCGCGTCGCGTCGTCGTAGGTGCGCACGTTGAGCTGGATCACCGCGCTGTCCGGGATGATGTTGGGCCCGGACCCGGCGTGGATGCTGCCGACGGTGAGCACCGCGGGGGTGGTGGCGGCCAGCTCCCGGGCGACGACGGTCTGCAGGCGCACGACGATCATCGCGGCCATTACCACGGGATCCACGGCCGCTTCGGGCTTCGAGCCGTGCGCGCCGCGGCCGTGGACGGTCACCTCGAGACTGTCCGCGGCCGACAGGAACGAGCCCGCGCGGGTGCCGACGTACCCGGCGGGGTAGGGCAGGACGTGCTGGGCCAGCACGACATCGGGCGTGGGTGCCCGGCCGGTCAGCCCGTCGCCGATCATGGTGTCGGCGCCGTCGCCGTTCTCCTCCGACGGCTGGAACAGCGCCACGAACGTGCCCCGCCAGGCGTCCCCGGCTCCGGCGAGCAGCCGCGCGCACCCGGTCAGCGCGGCCACGTGCATGTCGTGCCCGCAGGCGTGCATGACCGGCTGGTCGCCGTCGGTGACCGTCGACGCGTACGGCAACCCGGTCGCTTCCCGCACGGGCAGGGCGTCCATGTCCGCACGGGCCATCACCACCGGCCCGGCGCCGTTGGCCAGGACCCCGACCACCCCGGTGCCGCCGATGCCCTCGGTGACGTCGTAGCCGGACTCGCGCAACGCCCGGGCGGCCTTGGCGGCGGTGCGGTGCTCCCGCAGGCCCAGTTCCGGGTGCCGGTGCAGATCCCGGTAGAGCTCCTCGAGATCGTCCCGGACGTCGGCCAGGCCGGCGAGGACCTGATGAACGCTCATCACGACTCCTCGGCCGGTGTCAACCGGTATCGAGTCTAGGAGGGTCTCGGCGCGGCCGCCCGGTGGCCGTCCTGCGTAGGGTGCCGGGTATGGCGGCGATCGAGACGATCACCCAGGTGACGCGCTACCTCGACCTGGCGGGGGTGTTCGCGTGCGCGATGCTCGGCGGGGCCATCGCGCGCGTCGAGCGGCTGGACCTGTTCGGGTTCCTCGTGGTGGGCAGCGTGTCCGGGCTCGGCGGCGGCGTCATCCGCGACACGCTCCTGCAACACGGCACGCCGGTCGCGCTGACCGACTACGCCTACCTGACGACCGCGCTGGCCGGCGCGCTGCTGTCGTTCGTGATCTCGATCAGCGAGAGCGCGTGGGACAAGCTGTTCACGGCTCTGGACGCGGCGGTGATCGGGTTCTGGGCGGTCACCGGGGCGCAGAAGACGCTCGCCGCCGGGTTGGGCTGGCTGCCGGCGATCCTGCTGGGCACGACGTCGGCCGTGGGCGGCGGGGCGCTGCGGGACATCTTGTTGCGGCGGGTGCCGGCCGTGTTCGGCGGCACCCCGCTGTACGGCACGGTCGCGGCGGCCGTCGCGGCCACCATGGTGATCTGCACCGACCTGGGCGTCCCGCTGGTGGGCATCGTGGTCGGCGTCGTGGGCGCCCTGCTGTTCCGCGTGGCCGCCGTCAGGTTCGGGTGGAACCTGCCCAACGGGCTGGAGTGGCAGCCGCACTCCCGGCTGGCGAGCGCGTGGCGCAACCGCCGCCAGCGCCGCAACCCGCCCCAGGACGGCACCAGCTGACCGGGGGTGCCAGGCGGCGCCCGTCACCGCTCGGAGGCGTTGTCCCTGCGGTGATCACCGGGGATGATCACCTCCTCGGTGCCCAGCCGGTGCTGGACCACGAGGGCCACCTGCCCCGTGCGCAGTGTGTTGAACCCCTTCCCGACGGAAACCTGGCGGGCCCGGCGTGCGGCGATCTCCTCTGCGGCCGACGACCCCGGCCGGGTACCCGCCGGAGGCCGGGTGCTGGAACCGGCGCCCCCGGTGGCGGGGGCGCCGTGTCGCCCGCCGACGATGGTCACTGTCGTCGTCGCAATCTCCGGTGTGCCCGACCGGTTCCGCGATGTGCGGGAACCGGCAGCACCGCCGGCAACGCGGCGCTCGGACCTACCGCGCGCGTTCGAGGACGAAGTCGTACCGGGCCAGCAGGCCACCGTCGCCCCGCGGCTGCGGGTCGAGGACGAGCTCGGGTTTGGTGGCGCGGGCCACGTCGTCATCGAGCCAGTCGCCGCCTTCGAAGTACAACTGGGTGGTGATCCGGCGATAACCCGGGGCGCGCACGATCAGGTGCAGGTGCGCCGGCCGCCAGGGGTGCCAGCCCGCCGCCTCGATGAGCTCGCCGGTCGGACCGTCGGTCGGGATCTGGTACGGGGCCGGCTTGATCGTGCTGATCTCGAACCGGCCCTGTCCGTCGCAGACCACGACCCCGCGCAGGTTCCCCTCCGGGACGTGCGCGGCGAACCCGCTGTAGTACCCCTCGTCGTCGGCGTGCCAGATGTCCAGCTCGGCTCCCGGGACCGGGTCGCCGTCGAGGTCCCGAACCTGACCGGTGAACACGAGCGGAACGCCCTTCTCGCCGGGGCGCATGGGCAGCTGCGTCACCGACGGCAGCTTCGGCCGGCCGGGCAGGTAGTACGGCCCCAGGATGCTTCCCTTGGTGCCGTTGCGCTCCTCCGATGCGACCTCCTCCACGACGTGCTCGACGAACACGTCCAGCAGCAGCGGCCACTCGCCGCCCTCGCCGACCTCGATCAGCCACTGCTTGGCGGCCTGGAACTCCGGGTAGGTCACCTTCTTCGCGCGGATGGCGGCGTGTACCCCGTCGAGCACCGCCGACACGACATCGCTGGTCCGTTCCGCGGAGACCGCCGGCGTGGCGTGGTCCTCGGTGCGTGCGGAACGGAAGACCTGCGTGGCGGAGGCGCCGGCGCCGGCGGCGGTCGGCGGGTGTTCGGTGGCGGTCATCGGATGCTCCCTCCGTGGCGGGTTGTCCGCCGGACAGTCGCACGACCCCGTGAACCCGGCGGAAACGCGCGACGGGCGGTGCTTTCGGTCCGGTTCACGGGAATGCCGGATTCTCGTGGGCGACCGGGCAGGGCCGGACGTGAGGAGTGCGTGATGGACAGGACCGAGTTCCGGCGGGTGGCCGGCCACTTCGCCAGCGGTGTCACGGTGGTGACCGCGCGGCACGACGGTGCCGACTACGGCATCACCCTCAGTGCGATGTCCTCGTTGAGCCTGGATCCGCCGATGGCGCTCATCTGCGTGAACCGGTCGGTTCCCTCGCACGACGCGATCAAGGCCAGCGGCGTGTTCGTCGCGCACGTGCTGGCCCGGCACCAGAAGGGTCTCGCGAGCCAGTTCTCCCGGCCCGCCACCGACAAGTTCTCGGGTGTCGAGTGCACCCGCAGCGCTGCCGGGCCGCTCGTCATCGCCCGGACCCTCGCACATTTCGTGTGCCGGGTCGCGCACACCGTTCCCGGCGGCACGCACACCGTGTTCCTGAGCGACGTCCTGTCGGCGGAAACAGCGTCGGGGCTGGAGCCGTTGATCTACTACCGCGGCGGTTTCGGCCGCCTCACCGAGGAGGCGGACGTCACCGCCCCGCGGGCCTACGTTCCGGCCGAACACGAGGACGATCTCGTCGGGGCCGGGGTCACGCCGGCGCCGTTCCGCCTCGGGTCCTTCTACCTCTCCTGACGCGCGATCACCGGCGCAGGTCGTCCAGCAGCCTGCGGGTGCTGGACGCGGGTCTGGTGCCGAGCTGGCCGAGCGCCTGCTCGCAACCGCGGTACGTCGCGATCACCCGGTCGGTGTCACCGAGGGCGTCGGCTACCCGCATCTTCAGGCGCCACATCGATTCCCGGAAGGGGTCCTCGGTCAGCACCTCCTCGGCCAGGGTGTTCGCCCGGGAGAAATCGCCCGTCGCGAAGGCCAGCTCCGCGGCTTCGCACCGGGTGTCGACGCACAGCACCGCCAGCTGTTCCCGCCGGTGCTCGACCCACGGCGACGACAGGTCCGGCAGGTATTCGCCACTGGCGATGGACAGCGCCGAGGACAAGGTCGCCAAGCGGTCCGCGCCGCGCAGGTCGGCCGCTTGCGAGATCAGACACTGCAGCCGGCCGGAATCGCTGCCCACCACGACGTGCTCGCTCAGCCGGATGAGGCCGCCCTCGGCGCGCACGGAATCCTCCGGTAGCACTTCGCGGAGTTTGCGCAGCGCCTGCCTGAGGTAGGCACCCGTCGAATCGTCGTGCCGCCCGGCGAAGAGGGCGTCGACGAGTTCCTCCTTCGTGGCTTCGCGCTGACGGCGAGCGGCGAGGTAGGCCAGCAGTTCGTAGCTCTTCTTGATCCGGGGCCGTACTTCACGCCCGTTGACGTGGATCGCCACCCGGCCGAATTCGGTCAGCCGGATCGTCGGCGCGAGCGGGCCCGCCAAAGCCACCCCACGGGACATCAGGGCCCGGCCCAGTTCGTGCCAGGGCGAGTCGGCGTCCGGTTCGGCGTCGAGACGCCGCGACAGCACGAGCGGAAAGCTGGTCAGGGCCTCGAGCAACAGGTGGTTCGAGCCCTGTCGCTCCGCCGCGGCGAGGGCCAGGTCGCTCGCGCGGTCGGATCGTTCTTCGTCGCCGGTGCGCCATTCCGCCTCGGCCAGGTAGATCGCCGCGGCGGGGAGCGAGAGGATGCGATGCCCGCGCTGCATGCTCGACACGGCCTCACGCAGGCACTCCGTCGCCGCCCGGTCGTCCCCGTCGAGCAGCTGGGCCAGGCCCAGCCAGGTCGCGGCCTGCTCGGCCACGAACGCGTAGTCGCGTCCCACCGGGTGGCTGCGCACCCGTTCCAGCGCCGCCCGGGCGCTGGTGGTGTCCCGGTTGAACCGCAGTTCGAGCGCGGCCTCCTCGACGTAGCTCAGCAGCTCCAGCATCACCGATCCGCTCGCGCGCAGCCGTTCCCGTCCCTTGAGCAGGGCCCGCCAGGCCTGGTCCGGTTCGCCCAGCCGGCGCAGGAGCTCGACGCTGAACAGCGAGTACAACCACACCCCTGGGTCGCGCTCGGCGCAGATCGCCCGGTACAGGGTCGCCGCCTCGTCCACGTGACCCATCGCGAGGAGCGCGCCCAGGCGCCAGGATTCCGTCGCCTTGACGGCCCACGGAAGCGACGGCGGGTCGAGCAGCCGGGGGAAGTTGCCGTGGTAGTAGTGCACGCGCATGGTCAGCGCGTCGAGCGGCCCGCCGCTGAGCGCGCCACCGGCCCGCGGCTGCGGGACGTCGTCGAGCAGGGTCATGCAGTACCGCATGGCGTCGAGGTCGGCGCCGGCCCGGCCGGCGGCGAGGACGGCGCGGATGTCCTCGAGCCGTCCCGCGTGCAGATAGCACCAGGCCATCATGGCGGCGAGCTTGCTCGAGGACCCGGCGACCTCGTCGCGGCGGCCCGCCCGGGCGAGCCGGTCGGCGATCCGGACACCCAGGCGGTAGTTCTCGTCGGAGATGGCCAGCATCAACTCCGCTCCGGTGAGACGGACGTGCTCGTCGTCCCGTACCGGTGCCAGCCGGTCCAGCCAGTGTTTCGCGACCGGGAAGTCCGCGCGTTCCATGACGGTGTCGATGACCTGCTCGGCCACGGCGGCCGCCGCGCGGAGCTCCCCGGCCTGCAGGTACTCCTCGACGGCTTCCTCCAGGTGCTTTTCGCCGGCCAGCAACCGGGCGTGCGCCGCGTGCCGGGCCCGCTGGGTCTCCGCGTCCAGACGCTCCAGGCGGGCCAGGAGGTATTCGCGGAACCGCGGGTGGCAGCGCAGCGCGAGGCCGTCCCACGCGGCCGGCAAGCGCTTGTGCCGCAGGCGGTGCATCCGCGCGGCGGCGTCGGTTACGCCGAGCGCCTCCGCCCGGGCCGGCGTGACCTCGTCGAGCAACGCGGTCTCGACCAGGAAGTCCCGTTCCTCCGCGGACAGCTGGGCGAGGATGTGCGTGGCCAGGTAGCCGTGCAGCGGATCCGCCTCGCCACCGAGGCCGCTGGCGTGATCGGCGGAGCGCCACGCCTCGAACAGCACTCCGGTCACCCAGCCGCCGGTCACGGCGACGGCTTGCTCGGGGTCGACGTCGGGGAAGTCGGCGCGCGACAGCGCGACCGCCGCTTCTTCCGCGGTGAAGGCGAGATCCTGCTCGCCGAGCACCGGGAGCCAGGCGACCCGGCTGATTCCGTCCCGGACGAAAGCCAGTTCCTGACGGCTGATGAGCACGACTCGCGCGCCGGCGGGCGCGTACTCGAGGAAGGCCTCGACGACGGCCAGCGACGCGGGCACCCTCGCCAGGCATTCCATGTTGTCCAGGACCAGCAGCAACTCCCGGTCGCCGATCGCTTCGGCCAGCATCCCGGCGACCTCGGTGTGCGCGAGGCCCGCGGCGAGCGCCTTCCTGATCAGTCCCGCAACACTCGGCACGTGAACCGCGAGCGCGGCCTCGAGGTAGGTGAGCAGCCGCCCGGTCGCGGCCTCCGTCGTGTCCACCGACAACCAGCAGAGGGGCAGGCCGAGCCCGCGTACGGTCTGGGCGACCGCGGTCGTCTTCCCCGCACCCGCCGTGGCGTACACGCAGACGACACGGTTGTGCCGGATCAGGCGGGTGAGTTGCTCCTCCAGCCGCGGACGTGGCACCGCCGAGGCGGGAACCGGTGACGGCATGATCTTGCGGCGGATGATCCGCGAGGTCGCCGGCACAGGACCACCGGCGGCTTCCGGCGGGCGGGCATCGGGAAGGTCATGAGCCGCCATGGCCACCATCCAACGCTTCGGAACCGGGACTGGGAAGTACACGATCGCGCCTGCCGGGCGGCCCGGAGGTCCGGGACCGCCCGGCAAGCGTGCGTCAGGCGTGCGCCGCGGCCCGAGCCGGGAACGGCAGGGCCTGAGCGGCCAGCACCTTCAGGCCGGCCTGGAAGTTCAGGCCGTAGCGTCCCTGCAGTTCCACCATGAACAGCGCGTTCTGCTCGAGCACCCGCGAGTTGCGCAGGGCGCCCGCGTCGATCGGGCGCAGCCCGCTCGATTCCACCAGTTCGGCCACCCGCGCCTTGGCCTCGTCGGAGTCGGAGGCGAGGAAGACGTCCACGACCGTGCGGTCGAAGGCGTCGTCGGCGAGCACCGGCGCGAACGTGGTGTTGAACGCCTTGACCACGTGCGCCCCCGGGATCCGGCGCTGGATCTCCTCCCCGGCGCTGGTGTCGTAGTCGGTGATCAGCCCGTCGAACGTCTCGTTGAACGGGTTGGCGATGTCCACCACGACCTTGCCGCGCAGCAGGTCGCTCAGTTCCACGGCGATGCGCGTCGACTGGGAGTACCAGGTCGCCAGTACCACGACGTCGCAGCCGCTCGCGACGGCGTCCTTCGTCGCGGCGGCCTCGATCGTCCCGGGCCCCTGGCCGCCCAGTTCCTGGGCCAGCGCGCGGCCCTTCTCCTGGCTGGATCCGGCGACGAAGACCTGGTGCCCGCCGTGGATCAGCCGCCGGGCGATGACCCGGCCCATGTTGCCGGTGCCGATGATGCCGACCTTCATGATTGTTCCTTTCTTCCGAAGCCGTGGCAGGGAAAGACGCATGGCGCTCAGGTGTGGGCAGGTGCGCCCTCGACGGGCTGCCACCGCGGCCAGGCATCGCCGGTCCAGCCGTCCAGGTCGTACTCGCTCATGCACTGGTCGACCATCGCGCGCAGCCGGTCGTTGTCGCCCAGCGCTTCCCCGGTGAAGTAGGTCTCGACGCGGTTGCCCTCGTAGCTGCCGGAGAAGTTGCGCTCGTGCACCTCGGCTCGCCCGGCGAACTCCGTCGCGAACTCGTCCCAGACCAGCCGGACCAGCTTGACCCGCTCCTCGGCCGAGAGGGTGGCCGACTTCCAGTAGCGGTCGAGCCAATGCCGGATCGCCGGGTTCTTGAAGTCCTGCGCGGAGGAGGGGATCTGGATGAACCCGCCGGCCATCAGGTTGTGGAACACGGTGCGGACCTTGGTGAAGATGTCGCCGTAGCAGTTGCGCCACTGCAGCGCGTACCGGATGTTCGGGTGCACGTACGGCTCGCCGCTGGGCACCGGGTCCGGTTCCGCGGCCATCGCGCCGACGAGCGCCCACAACTGGTGGCGCAGTCCCAGAACCTCGCCGATCGAGGCCTGCACCCCGCGGAAGGCGGAGATCTGGTTCATGTCGGTGACCTTCAGCAGCAGCCCGCACAGGAAGTCGAGCTTGACCGCCGTGCGGGTGCAGGCGTGGAAGCAGAACCGGGCGGCGAAGTCCCGCGGGAACAACCCGTTGACGACCTCGGGGTTGCGGTAGGCGGTGACGTTCTCCCACGGGATCAGCACGTCGTCGAGGATGATCGAGTAGTCGGTCTCGTCGAACCGGCTGGACAGCGGGTAGTCGAAGGGCGTCCCGACCTTCTTCGCGAGGTACTCGTAGGAGTACCGGCCGATCAGCTTCACGCCGGGGGCGTCGAAGGGTACGAAGAACCCGAGTGCGAAGTCCTTGTCGTCCGCGCCGAGACCGGCCGCCGGGATGTACTGGCTGACGTAGGTCACGTGGCTGAAGGCAGCGCCGGTGGAGATCATCCGCGCGCCGCGCACCACGATGCCGTCGTCGCGTTCCTTGACCACGTGCATGTAGGTGTCCCGCTGCTGCGCGATCGGCTTCATCCGGTCACCGGCCGGGTTCAGCAGGCTCAGGTTGACGAACATGACGTCGTCGGTGACCTTTTCGTACCACCGGCGGACGTTGCCGGCGAACTCCCCGTAGAAGTCGGCGTCGGCCGCCAGCCCGGCGACCAGCGCGGCCTTGTAGTCGGGCCCGCGGGACAGGCTGCCGTAGCTCATCCGCGCCCACTCGGCGATCGCGTTCCGCGCTTCGAACAGGTCCTGCGACGAGGTGGGGATCTTGTAGAACTTGTGCGAGCGCGTACCGCGTTCGGTCTCGAACGTCAGGACGTCCCGCTTCGCGGGGTCGTGCAGCGAGTCGTACATCCGCGCGACGGAGTGCGCCGCGTTGGTGAAGGCGGGGTGCCTGGTGACGTCGTCGACGCGCTTGCCGTCGAGGTAGAAGACGCGGCCGTCCCGCAGGCTCTCCAGGTACTGCGCGCCGGTGGGCGGTTCTTTCGCCAGGCGGGGTGGTGCGAGGTCCCGTGAGACTTCCGGCCGGTCGGCGATGGCTGTCATCGGCTCTCTCCTTCTCCTGGTGGTGGCGCTCCCGAACCGGCGGGCGGCCGGGGTGCCGGAAAGAGTGCGATGGTGACGTGAACCACACCGAAATCCGCGGCGGCTGTGCGACGGCGCCGTCAGCGTGCGTAGTTCGCATCCAGCGCCGGGCGCGCCGGCTCCCAGCCGATCTTGCCGGCGTCCCAGCCCTCGGCCAGGGGAACCCACCAGAAGAAGGTGACCTTGCGTTCGGCGAACAGCCACCTCCCGTCCTGCCGCACCAGTGAATCGGTGTACCGGCCGGCCGCGACGTGCGCCTCGCCCTCGACCACGCAGGGTTGGTACAACCAGGTTTCCCCGGAGGCGACGTCACCGTCCACAGTGACCGTCTCATTGGCACTGAAGTGCCACCAGGCGGTGAGCGGTCCGCGCTGCAGCCCCGCGAAGAACGTCCGCAGCTCGGCGCGCCCGCTGGCGGTGGACAGGCCGACGAACCGGCCCTCCTCGGTGAACAGATCGGCCAACTGGTCCCAGCGCCCGTCATCCAGGTACTGGCAGTACCTCGCGCGCAGCTGACCGATCTCGTGGACGTCTTCCAGCCGCCTGATCCGCGCCTCGAGGTCGGTCATGCAGCGCCTCCTCGTTGAGTACGAACGATCGTTCTCAGCGTAGGCCCGCGCTCCGGGCCCGGGCAAGGTCAGCCGTCGAGGCGGGTTTCCAGCAGGGCGAGCGCGTACCGGGCGTGCTGCTCGGCGAGGGCCTCCTTGGACAGCTGCCCCTCCGGGTGGTACCAGGTGGAGATCGCCGAGCACATCGAGACGATGTTGCGCGCCGCGCCGTCGGGGTAGGGCGTGGGGAACCGGTTCCCGGCCACGCCGTCGGCGATGATCTCACCGAAGATGGCCTGGGTGCTGTCCCGCGCGCGCACGACCCGTTCCCGGTGCTCGCCGTGCAGGTAGCGGATCTCGCTGATGGCGACGAGTGCGGCCGTCTGGTGGTCGACGACGAACCCCACGTAGGCCTTGACGGCCTCCCGCAGCCGGTCGGCCGGGTCGTCCCCGGCGTCCCGGACCGCGGTGCTCGTGCGGTGGAGCAACTCGTCGTTGGCGCGCCGCAGCAGTTCGGCCAGCAGGTGCGATTTCGACGGGAAGTAGTTGTAGAGGTTGGACAGGCTGGTTCCGGCGCCGGCGGCGACATCACGCATCGAGGCGCCGTTGAAGCCCTTCTCCCCGAACGCCGCCAAGGCGGCGTTGAGGATCGCCGCCCTGGTGCCCCCACTCGACTCGCTGATCAGACCGGCGACGGGAGAACGACTGTTCATCCGGCGAGATTACCCGAGGGGAAGTCCGCATTCCGCGCGCGAGGTGCGCAGGTGGGGAGACGAAACCCGGCCGGGTGCCGGAGCTGTTCCCACGCGCAGCCGCCTCGGCGCACACGCCCGGCCGGGGCCGGGCCTTGACGGTGCCCGGGTCGGCTGCTTCACTACCTGAACGGTCGTTCGTTCTCACCCGGCCGTGTGGACGATCAACGAGGAGGTCCCCGGTGTCTACCGACCGTGACGTGTCCCCGCCGCCCCGATCCGGCGCGGCTCACGGTGGTCCGGTCGTCGACGAGCGCAGGATGCGCAACCTCGCATTCGCCTCGATCGCGTCGACCGTGCTCGAGTGGTTCGACTTCCTGGTCTACTCGACCGCCGCGGCCCTGGTGTTCGGTCCGTTGTTCTTCCCGGCACTGGGCGGGGTGCAGGGCACGCTCGCTTCGTTCGCGACGCTCGCGGTCGGGTTCGTCTCCCGGCCGCTCGGCGGCGTGCTCGCCGGGCACATCGGCGACCGGTACGGGCGCAAGGTCCCGCTGGTCGGCTCGATGGTGCTGATGGGCGTCGCGACCTTCGTGGTGGGCCTGCTGCCGACGTACGCCGCCATCGGGATGTGGGCGCCGATCCTGCTCGTCGTCGCCCGCATCGTCCAGGGGCTCGGCGTGGGCGCGCAGTGGGGCGGCGCGGCGATGCTGCTGGTCGAGCACGCGCCGCTGGCCAAACGGGGATTCTACGGGTCGCTGGTCAACACCGGCACGATCCTGGGCGCGGTCCTGGGCAACGGCTTCTTCCTGGTTCTCACCGCGCTGGTGCCGGCGGGGTCGTTCGAGGCGTGGGGCTGGCGGATCCCGTTCCTGTCGGGGCTGCTCCTGGTGTTCGTCGGGATCTACGTCCAGCTCAAGATCGAGGAGAGCCCGGTGTTCAACGAACTCCGCCGGTCCTCCTCCGCCGCGGCGCGCCGGGCCGGTGTGCGCAAGGCCCCGGTCGGCCAGGCGATCCGCTTGTACTGGCGGCAGATCCTGCAGGCGGTCTGCGCGTTCTTCGTGGTCAACGGAACCTTCTACATCTTCATCTCGGGAATCCTGGACTACGGGACGAAAACGCTCGGCCTGGACCGCACGCCGATGCTGCTCGTGGTGATGCTCGCGGGGCTCACGCAGGTGGTGACCATCCCGGTGTTCGGCGCGTTGTCCGACCGGGTCGGGCGCAAGCGGATCTACCTCGCGGGCGCGGTGGCCATGGCCGTCGCCGCCTTCCCGATGTTCTGGCTCATCGACACCGGCAGCCTGCTGTGGCTCGGGGTCGCGCTGGTCGCCGGGTTCACGATCCACGCGGCGATGTACGGGTGCCAGACCGCGATGTACGCGGAGATGTTCCCGGCCGACGTCCGCCTTTCCGGCGCGTCACTGGGTTTCCAGATCGCGTCGGTGCTCGCGGGCGGTCTGGCGCCGATGATCACGACCGCACTGGTGGCCACGTTCGGCGGGTCGTCGGCGGTGTCGGTGTACATCATCGCGATGGCCGCGGTGACCGTCCTCGGCGTGAGCACCATCCGGGAGCGGTTCCGGCGCGACCTCTACGAGGTGTCCGGCGACCGGGAAGCACGTGCGGCGTGAACGGTGGAGGTGGCGTGTACTTCGAGGAATTCCGGGTGGGCCGGCGGTTCACGGCGGGACCACGAGTGGTGACCGAGGAGGACCTGGTGCGGTTCACCGCGCTCAGCGGCGACGATCATCCGCTGCACACCAGCGCCGGATACGCCCGGTCCACGTCGTTCGGCGAGCCGGTCCTGCAGGGCTCCTTCGGTGCCGCGGTCGCGGCCGGGCTGTGGACCCGGCTCGGCCTGGTCGCCGAGTCGATCGTGGCCGCCGTGGGGGAGAGCTGGACCTACCACCACCCGATCAAGGTGGGCGACGAGCTCTCCCTCGCGGTGACGATCGTCCGCCTGCAGGACAGCCGCGGGGGCGGTAAGGGACTGGTGACCCGGTACAACGAACTGCTCGACGGCGACGGGACCGTGCTCCAGTCCGGCACGGCCACCGCGCTGGTGCGGGCCGGCGAC
Coding sequences within it:
- a CDS encoding BTAD domain-containing putative transcriptional regulator; protein product: MPATSRIIRRKIMPSPVPASAVPRPRLEEQLTRLIRHNRVVCVYATAGAGKTTAVAQTVRGLGLPLCWLSVDTTEAATGRLLTYLEAALAVHVPSVAGLIRKALAAGLAHTEVAGMLAEAIGDRELLLVLDNMECLARVPASLAVVEAFLEYAPAGARVVLISRQELAFVRDGISRVAWLPVLGEQDLAFTAEEAAVALSRADFPDVDPEQAVAVTGGWVTGVLFEAWRSADHASGLGGEADPLHGYLATHILAQLSAEERDFLVETALLDEVTPARAEALGVTDAAARMHRLRHKRLPAAWDGLALRCHPRFREYLLARLERLDAETQRARHAAHARLLAGEKHLEEAVEEYLQAGELRAAAAVAEQVIDTVMERADFPVAKHWLDRLAPVRDDEHVRLTGAELMLAISDENYRLGVRIADRLARAGRRDEVAGSSSKLAAMMAWCYLHAGRLEDIRAVLAAGRAGADLDAMRYCMTLLDDVPQPRAGGALSGGPLDALTMRVHYYHGNFPRLLDPPSLPWAVKATESWRLGALLAMGHVDEAATLYRAICAERDPGVWLYSLFSVELLRRLGEPDQAWRALLKGRERLRASGSVMLELLSYVEEAALELRFNRDTTSARAALERVRSHPVGRDYAFVAEQAATWLGLAQLLDGDDRAATECLREAVSSMQRGHRILSLPAAAIYLAEAEWRTGDEERSDRASDLALAAAERQGSNHLLLEALTSFPLVLSRRLDAEPDADSPWHELGRALMSRGVALAGPLAPTIRLTEFGRVAIHVNGREVRPRIKKSYELLAYLAARRQREATKEELVDALFAGRHDDSTGAYLRQALRKLREVLPEDSVRAEGGLIRLSEHVVVGSDSGRLQCLISQAADLRGADRLATLSSALSIASGEYLPDLSSPWVEHRREQLAVLCVDTRCEAAELAFATGDFSRANTLAEEVLTEDPFRESMWRLKMRVADALGDTDRVIATYRGCEQALGQLGTRPASSTRRLLDDLRR
- a CDS encoding NADPH-dependent F420 reductase, giving the protein MKVGIIGTGNMGRVIARRLIHGGHQVFVAGSSQEKGRALAQELGGQGPGTIEAAATKDAVASGCDVVVLATWYSQSTRIAVELSDLLRGKVVVDIANPFNETFDGLITDYDTSAGEEIQRRIPGAHVVKAFNTTFAPVLADDAFDRTVVDVFLASDSDEAKARVAELVESSGLRPIDAGALRNSRVLEQNALFMVELQGRYGLNFQAGLKVLAAQALPFPARAAAHA
- a CDS encoding 4-hydroxyphenylacetate 3-hydroxylase family protein; its protein translation is MTAIADRPEVSRDLAPPRLAKEPPTGAQYLESLRDGRVFYLDGKRVDDVTRHPAFTNAAHSVARMYDSLHDPAKRDVLTFETERGTRSHKFYKIPTSSQDLFEARNAIAEWARMSYGSLSRGPDYKAALVAGLAADADFYGEFAGNVRRWYEKVTDDVMFVNLSLLNPAGDRMKPIAQQRDTYMHVVKERDDGIVVRGARMISTGAAFSHVTYVSQYIPAAGLGADDKDFALGFFVPFDAPGVKLIGRYSYEYLAKKVGTPFDYPLSSRFDETDYSIILDDVLIPWENVTAYRNPEVVNGLFPRDFAARFCFHACTRTAVKLDFLCGLLLKVTDMNQISAFRGVQASIGEVLGLRHQLWALVGAMAAEPDPVPSGEPYVHPNIRYALQWRNCYGDIFTKVRTVFHNLMAGGFIQIPSSAQDFKNPAIRHWLDRYWKSATLSAEERVKLVRLVWDEFATEFAGRAEVHERNFSGSYEGNRVETYFTGEALGDNDRLRAMVDQCMSEYDLDGWTGDAWPRWQPVEGAPAHT
- a CDS encoding nuclear transport factor 2 family protein, with translation MTDLEARIRRLEDVHEIGQLRARYCQYLDDGRWDQLADLFTEEGRFVGLSTASGRAELRTFFAGLQRGPLTAWWHFSANETVTVDGDVASGETWLYQPCVVEGEAHVAAGRYTDSLVRQDGRWLFAERKVTFFWWVPLAEGWDAGKIGWEPARPALDANYAR